The following proteins are encoded in a genomic region of Pirellulaceae bacterium:
- a CDS encoding alpha/beta hydrolase domain-containing protein — translation MLIRPLATAMLLGVFVVGTVQAEVERFELKSREPFAGGKSFGQVGVYQRIQGTVHFTLNPQAPQNQNVVDLQFAPREADGLVRYSADVCLLAPQDLSKARGALLYDVNNRGNKLALNFFNFGSPDNRNDPRTEAQAGDGFLMKQGIVVLWSGWIGELLPGNERLRLHPPTTVGSDKPLTGPVRYELFTAGPATALAVNGGGHGAYDAVDPQLKKATLTRRQRPEDPRVPVAREKWTGAWEKKSDESSLSKLTVRMEPGFAPGFLYELIYQAKNPLVMGTGLTSVRDLVSALRYGDGKDNPLLLNGKPVIRRTHGFGVSQSGRFLRELVYWGLNEDERGRRSFDAVIPHVSGGGLGSFNYRFCQPTAYNTQFRQHEYPSDRFPFAYEIQEDSVSKQRDGILQRCRESTAPYIFHTQSSSEYWHRSGSLAHTDTLGKKDSQVPDTVRIYIFGGTQHGPASFPPGKSGTSNAQNPGEYQFFLKALLLRLDQWVADGTKPPASVYPTITSGNLISPVAAATGFPRIPQVAFPAVWQQPSLWKLGPRWEKQRLVDQEPPGRLADYVVLVPRFNADGNEMGCLNPVEVAVPVASYTGWNLIRDGTGADGNLASLCGSYIPFPRTRAERLATKDPRRSVQERYESVDVYIAQMKTYCDGLLKGGYLRAADVPRILETHRKRVEPLFNNVPLQP, via the coding sequence ATGCTGATTCGTCCACTGGCAACTGCCATGCTGCTCGGAGTGTTCGTGGTTGGGACCGTTCAGGCGGAGGTTGAGCGGTTTGAGCTCAAGTCGCGAGAGCCCTTCGCGGGTGGAAAAAGTTTTGGCCAGGTAGGCGTTTACCAGCGAATTCAAGGTACCGTTCATTTCACGTTGAATCCTCAGGCGCCTCAGAATCAGAACGTTGTCGATCTGCAGTTTGCGCCACGGGAAGCGGATGGCCTGGTCCGCTACTCGGCCGATGTCTGCCTGTTGGCTCCCCAGGATCTGAGCAAGGCGCGGGGGGCACTTCTTTATGACGTTAACAATCGGGGGAACAAGCTGGCCCTTAATTTCTTCAATTTTGGCTCCCCTGATAATCGCAATGACCCACGGACCGAGGCTCAAGCTGGCGACGGATTCCTGATGAAGCAGGGGATCGTGGTTTTGTGGAGTGGCTGGATTGGCGAACTATTGCCCGGCAATGAACGTTTACGATTGCATCCTCCCACCACAGTCGGATCCGACAAGCCATTAACGGGGCCCGTTCGTTACGAGTTGTTTACGGCCGGTCCAGCCACGGCGCTGGCAGTGAACGGCGGCGGCCATGGTGCTTATGATGCCGTCGATCCCCAGTTGAAGAAGGCCACCTTGACGCGCCGTCAGCGGCCGGAAGATCCACGGGTCCCGGTGGCTCGCGAGAAGTGGACGGGCGCCTGGGAGAAGAAGAGTGATGAATCAAGTTTGTCAAAGCTGACCGTCCGCATGGAACCGGGGTTTGCACCGGGATTCTTGTATGAGCTGATCTACCAGGCAAAAAATCCGCTGGTGATGGGGACAGGCCTGACCAGCGTTCGAGACCTTGTCTCGGCCCTGCGTTATGGTGACGGTAAGGATAATCCCCTGTTGCTCAATGGTAAGCCAGTGATTCGCCGGACGCATGGGTTTGGTGTTTCGCAGAGCGGCCGGTTCTTGCGAGAACTGGTTTACTGGGGACTGAATGAAGATGAACGGGGACGGCGATCTTTTGATGCCGTGATTCCTCACGTGTCAGGAGGTGGCCTGGGGTCCTTTAATTATCGATTTTGCCAGCCCACGGCTTACAATACGCAATTTCGACAGCATGAGTATCCCTCGGATCGCTTTCCCTTTGCTTATGAGATCCAGGAAGATTCTGTTTCCAAACAGCGGGATGGGATTTTGCAGCGCTGTAGAGAGTCGACCGCACCGTACATTTTTCATACCCAGTCCAGTTCCGAGTACTGGCATCGCAGTGGCAGCCTGGCTCACACTGATACCCTGGGGAAAAAAGACTCGCAGGTTCCAGATACTGTGCGGATCTATATTTTCGGGGGTACGCAACATGGTCCAGCCAGTTTTCCGCCTGGGAAATCAGGAACGTCCAATGCTCAGAACCCGGGGGAGTACCAGTTCTTTCTGAAGGCCTTGCTCCTGAGGCTTGATCAGTGGGTGGCCGATGGGACCAAGCCGCCGGCGAGTGTCTATCCAACTATTACCTCTGGAAACCTGATCTCACCGGTGGCGGCTGCCACTGGATTTCCCCGCATTCCGCAAGTGGCATTTCCGGCAGTTTGGCAGCAACCATCGCTCTGGAAACTTGGTCCCCGTTGGGAGAAGCAGCGTCTCGTGGATCAGGAACCGCCTGGACGCCTGGCTGATTACGTGGTGCTGGTTCCCCGCTTCAATGCAGATGGTAATGAAATGGGCTGTTTGAATCCAGTAGAAGTTGCCGTGCCGGTCGCCAGTTACACCGGTTGGAACCTCATCCGTGATGGCACCGGTGCGGATGGAAACCTTGCCAGCTTGTGCGGCAGTTACATTCCTTTTCCGAGAACCAGGGCAGAACGGTTGGCCACGAAAGATCCGCGGCGTTCGGTTCAGGAGCGTTATGAATCGGTCGATGTTTACATTGCCCAGATGAAGACCTATTGTGACGGACTGCTGAAAGGCGGCTATTTACGGGCCGCCGACGTCCCCCGTATTCTGGAGACGCATCGCAAGCGAGTTGAGCCTTTGTTTAACAACGTTCCTCTCCAGCCGTGA